A genomic segment from Nitratiruptor sp. YY08-10 encodes:
- a CDS encoding prohibitin family protein codes for MPADLNDYFKNKMDDNGGDNRAPQFLKDFSKKATILYVILAIAVLLIIAKPYTIIQSGEVGIKVTAGKFDPIPLAPGIHFFIPGIQKIIKVDTKVRIINYKSEHDTAFGNVNEGIIEKPAITVLDARGLPVSIDLTVQYRLNPANAPQTIATWGLSWEEKLINAVVREVVRNVIGRYKAEELPVKRNEIAALIEQEIRKKIDSFKNKPVFLESVQLREINLPPKIKEQIERVQIAKQEAERMKYEVEKARQEAEKRAAQARGEAEAKKIRAQGEAERIMIEAKAKAQANTVIAKSVTPELLRLKQIEIQGKFNEALKVNKDAKLFLTPGGAVPNIWIDSKDHQKAISISR; via the coding sequence ATGCCAGCAGATCTGAATGATTATTTTAAAAATAAGATGGATGATAATGGTGGAGACAACAGAGCTCCACAGTTTTTGAAAGATTTTAGCAAAAAAGCAACAATTCTTTATGTTATTTTAGCCATAGCGGTCCTTTTGATCATCGCAAAACCCTATACGATTATACAATCTGGTGAAGTGGGAATCAAAGTAACTGCAGGAAAGTTTGATCCCATTCCTTTGGCTCCAGGTATCCACTTTTTTATCCCTGGTATTCAAAAGATCATCAAAGTCGATACGAAAGTACGAATCATAAACTACAAAAGCGAGCACGATACTGCTTTTGGCAATGTCAACGAAGGAATCATCGAAAAACCCGCTATAACGGTTTTGGATGCCAGAGGGCTTCCCGTCAGTATCGATTTGACAGTACAGTATCGACTCAATCCAGCAAACGCTCCACAAACAATCGCCACGTGGGGCCTAAGTTGGGAAGAGAAGTTGATCAATGCAGTGGTTCGAGAAGTGGTACGAAATGTCATCGGACGATACAAAGCAGAAGAGCTTCCAGTGAAGCGAAACGAAATAGCAGCACTTATCGAACAAGAGATACGAAAAAAGATCGATAGTTTCAAAAACAAGCCTGTGTTTTTAGAGTCCGTACAGCTTCGAGAAATTAACCTCCCACCAAAAATCAAAGAACAGATTGAACGGGTTCAAATCGCTAAGCAAGAAGCCGAGAGAATGAAATATGAAGTAGAAAAAGCAAGACAAGAGGCCGAAAAAAGAGCCGCTCAGGCACGAGGAGAAGCAGAGGCGAAAAAGATCCGGGCACAAGGGGAAGCTGAGCGGATCATGATCGAAGCAAAAGCCAAGGCTCAGGCAAATACGGTGATCGCAAAAAGCGTAACACCTGAGCTTCTTCGTCTCAAACAGATAGAGATCCAAGGGAAATTCAATGAAGCATTGAAAGTCAACAAAGATGCAAAACTTTTCTTAACACCAGGCGGTGCTGTACCAAATATCTGGATCGATAGCAAAGATCATCAAAAAGCAATCTCCATTTCTCGATAA
- a CDS encoding aldehyde dehydrogenase family protein → MEEAKIYFGSTPAHKEEWEEHRSPFNDKVVAKFPKCDAEDAKKALQIAQKAFQKYKNIIPLSQRVAWLRDVAAKLKEQKEEFALTITKEVGKPIAFSRVEVQRAIETIELSADFAVSLNGETINTDATQSGRKTMSYYKRVPLGVVVAITPFNFPLNLSVHKLAPALVTGNSVVYKPTPEAPLTGYKLAKLFIESEYAVPDMLSLVYGDAEVGNALVTNEIPRKISFTGSVPVGKIIMKNAGIKKVSLELGGNAATFIDKDADIKMAASRCAVGAFVNSGQVCISLQRIYVHEAVYEEFAQALANDTKKLKVGDPYEPDTFMGPLINEEAAMRAERWVQSAIKAGARAILEGKREGKYFYPAILADVTDDMEIVCEEVFAPIVSLVKVQSYEEAIEKMNDSPYGLQFSIFTKDIEVIKRFVDDAEAGGVVVNDIPTLRFDIQPYGGVKYSGIGREGPKFALEEYTELKSVVIV, encoded by the coding sequence ATGGAAGAGGCAAAAATATATTTTGGATCAACCCCCGCACATAAAGAGGAGTGGGAAGAGCATCGTAGCCCGTTTAACGACAAAGTAGTTGCAAAATTTCCAAAGTGTGATGCCGAAGATGCAAAAAAGGCATTGCAAATCGCTCAAAAAGCTTTTCAAAAATATAAAAACATCATTCCACTTTCTCAAAGGGTTGCTTGGTTAAGAGATGTGGCGGCAAAACTGAAAGAGCAAAAGGAGGAGTTTGCTCTAACCATTACAAAAGAGGTGGGTAAACCTATCGCTTTTAGCCGAGTGGAAGTACAGCGTGCTATTGAGACGATAGAACTTAGTGCCGATTTTGCAGTAAGCCTTAATGGAGAGACGATCAATACCGATGCAACGCAAAGCGGAAGAAAAACGATGAGCTATTATAAAAGGGTTCCTCTTGGTGTGGTTGTCGCCATTACGCCTTTTAACTTCCCTCTCAATCTTTCAGTCCATAAGCTGGCTCCTGCATTGGTTACTGGCAATTCCGTAGTATACAAACCGACTCCTGAAGCACCGTTAACTGGATATAAACTGGCAAAACTGTTTATCGAAAGCGAATATGCCGTACCGGATATGCTCAGTCTTGTCTATGGGGATGCTGAAGTGGGAAATGCTCTGGTAACGAATGAGATCCCAAGAAAAATCAGTTTTACCGGAAGTGTTCCAGTTGGAAAGATTATCATGAAAAACGCGGGTATCAAAAAAGTGAGTCTGGAGCTTGGCGGAAATGCGGCTACTTTTATCGATAAAGATGCTGATATCAAGATGGCCGCAAGCAGATGTGCCGTGGGAGCTTTTGTTAACAGCGGGCAGGTGTGTATTAGTTTGCAGCGAATCTATGTCCATGAAGCAGTCTATGAAGAGTTTGCACAAGCTTTAGCTAATGATACGAAAAAGCTCAAAGTGGGTGATCCGTATGAACCAGATACTTTCATGGGTCCGCTGATCAATGAAGAAGCGGCAATGAGGGCTGAACGTTGGGTGCAAAGTGCTATTAAGGCAGGAGCTAGAGCTATTTTGGAAGGAAAAAGGGAAGGAAAATATTTTTATCCAGCCATTTTGGCGGATGTGACGGATGATATGGAGATTGTGTGCGAAGAGGTGTTTGCTCCGATCGTTTCTCTTGTGAAAGTTCAAAGTTATGAAGAAGCGATCGAAAAAATGAACGACTCTCCATATGGTTTGCAGTTTTCGATTTTTACAAAAGATATCGAAGTGATTAAGCGATTTGTCGATGATGCCGAAGCTGGAGGCGTTGTTGTTAACGATATTCCAACTTTGCGGTTCGATATTCAACCCTATGGGGGCGTGAAATATTCCGGTATTGGCCGGGAAGGACCAAAGTTTGCATTAGAAGAGTATACAGAACTCAAATCGGTGGTTATTGTATGA
- a CDS encoding diguanylate cyclase, with the protein MLIEDDRFYAKNIKNVLESQLSYEVTHISSYAEFKQLPSLDEYKFVLLDIYLPDCNECELIDKLIANNKPVIVITASESLEVFDKYTKKRVIDFIIKRDMVRLDYLITKLTILEFMDEHEVLILDDSPSFQKFLQHFFAIYYPYTKVYLADTIKAAKQMIEMHNIKLLIVDYMLKNNETGLEFVRYVRERYFYEDFGIVALTASDDSNVITRFLKSGANDFLKKNFFNAEFVCRIDNVVKSMVQFHKIKELAIKDALTGCYNRYYLFDAGHKLLENFKRQKKPVSIAILDLDHFKQINDTYGHSIGDEVLRHFGTILQNSLRTGDFVVRYGGEEFVIFFGNCSKEEAKKIIEERIRKKVHEDCIVTDDGKNVHYNFSCGICDSETELKELIKKADEKLYLAKRTRGVCVV; encoded by the coding sequence TTGCTGATCGAAGATGATAGATTCTATGCAAAAAATATTAAAAATGTCTTAGAATCGCAATTATCATACGAAGTCACTCATATTTCAAGTTATGCGGAGTTCAAGCAATTACCATCGTTGGACGAGTATAAGTTTGTTTTGCTTGATATCTATCTACCAGATTGTAACGAGTGCGAACTTATCGACAAATTAATTGCTAACAACAAACCTGTTATCGTAATTACTGCTTCAGAATCTTTAGAAGTTTTTGATAAATATACAAAAAAAAGGGTGATTGATTTTATCATTAAGCGGGATATGGTCCGGTTGGATTATCTCATTACAAAGTTGACAATTTTAGAATTTATGGATGAACATGAGGTTCTGATACTTGATGACTCACCTTCCTTTCAAAAATTTTTACAACATTTTTTTGCTATATACTATCCTTATACAAAAGTTTATTTGGCAGATACCATTAAAGCGGCGAAACAGATGATAGAAATGCACAATATTAAATTATTAATCGTTGATTATATGTTGAAAAACAATGAAACAGGCCTAGAATTTGTTCGCTATGTTCGAGAGAGATATTTTTATGAGGATTTTGGCATAGTAGCTTTAACAGCATCAGATGATAGTAATGTTATTACACGTTTTTTGAAAAGTGGTGCTAATGATTTTTTGAAAAAAAATTTTTTTAATGCTGAATTTGTATGTCGTATCGACAATGTGGTGAAATCTATGGTGCAATTTCATAAAATCAAAGAATTGGCTATTAAAGATGCTTTAACTGGATGTTATAACCGGTATTATCTCTTTGATGCCGGTCATAAACTTTTGGAAAATTTCAAACGTCAAAAAAAGCCTGTTTCTATAGCTATTTTAGATTTGGACCATTTTAAACAGATAAACGATACATATGGACATAGTATCGGAGATGAAGTGTTACGTCATTTTGGGACTATTTTGCAAAATTCTTTACGTACAGGAGATTTTGTTGTTCGATATGGTGGTGAAGAATTTGTGATATTTTTTGGAAATTGTTCAAAAGAGGAAGCGAAGAAAATTATAGAAGAACGGATTCGAAAAAAAGTTCATGAAGATTGTATTGTGACTGATGATGGTAAAAACGTACATTACAATTTTTCGTGTGGAATTTGTGATAGTGAAACAGAGTTAAAAGAATTAATCAAAAAAGCAGATGAGAAACTCTATCTTGCAAAACGAACAAGAGGGGTTTGCGTTGTCTAA
- the ilvE gene encoding branched-chain-amino-acid transaminase gives MEKARYIWMNGAFVNWDDAKVHVLTHTLHYGNGVFEGTRAYKTEKGLAIFRLRDHTKRLLNSAKITAIQCPYTLEELEEAQIELLRKNSFDGNVYIRPLIYLGYGVMGLYHVNAPVEVAIAAWKWGSYLGDEGLEHGIRVKISSFARNSVKSTMGKAKAVANYLNSQMAKFEALEAGYEEALLLDDEGFVAEGSGECLFIVRDGVLISPPNDNSLESITQDTVLKIAKEKGLPIERRRITRDEVYICDEAFFTGTAAEVTPIKEVDGRIIGNGKRGPITQELQTAYFDIVYGRNPAYEHMLTYI, from the coding sequence ATGGAAAAAGCACGATACATCTGGATGAATGGAGCTTTCGTCAATTGGGATGATGCAAAAGTGCACGTTCTTACGCATACTCTTCATTACGGAAATGGCGTTTTTGAAGGGACAAGAGCATATAAAACTGAAAAGGGACTTGCGATTTTCAGGCTTCGTGATCACACGAAACGTCTGCTCAATTCAGCAAAAATCACGGCAATCCAATGCCCTTATACACTCGAAGAGCTGGAGGAGGCTCAGATCGAGCTTTTGCGAAAAAACAGTTTCGACGGCAACGTATACATCCGCCCTCTCATCTACCTTGGATATGGTGTCATGGGACTTTACCATGTTAATGCCCCGGTAGAAGTAGCAATTGCAGCTTGGAAATGGGGAAGCTATTTGGGTGATGAAGGGCTTGAACATGGGATCCGCGTCAAAATTAGCTCTTTTGCACGAAACAGTGTCAAATCGACCATGGGCAAAGCCAAAGCGGTAGCCAATTACCTCAACTCCCAAATGGCGAAATTTGAGGCATTAGAAGCGGGCTATGAAGAGGCGCTGCTTCTTGATGATGAAGGGTTTGTAGCTGAAGGGAGTGGAGAGTGCCTGTTTATTGTCCGAGACGGCGTGCTCATCTCTCCTCCAAATGACAATTCCCTTGAATCCATTACACAAGATACCGTTTTAAAAATTGCAAAAGAAAAAGGGTTGCCGATTGAGAGAAGACGTATAACAAGAGATGAAGTCTATATCTGCGATGAAGCCTTTTTTACAGGAACCGCTGCAGAAGTTACGCCGATCAAAGAGGTAGATGGCCGAATCATTGGCAACGGAAAACGAGGCCCAATAACCCAAGAACTCCAAACAGCCTATTTCGATATCGTTTATGGACGAAATCCAGCATATGAACATATGCTGACATATATTTAA